The genomic interval AAAGTGATATCACTGCCAGTTCTCAATTTGGGCTTAGCGGTGTAGTGACGATCAACATTCTAGATATTGACCCCAGTCGGGGGTTAGTTCCGCTACCCGTTAGTCTGGTCGATCCATCGCAACTCATCGCCCAGGGATGTTCTCCTAGAGGAGCGCAAGCAACCAGTTCCTTTGTCACCACAGGGCGGGGTGGGTTGCCCCCCAGTCCAACCGATCCGCTCACAAGTGAAGCTGTGGCGACGGGTTGGGTGACCGTAGAGGAAGGGATGAAGGATGAGGGCGGAGGGATGAGGATGGAGAATGGAGGAGACGCGGGGACGCGGGGACGCGGAGACATGGGCAGTTCAACTCAAAATTCAAAATTCAAAACTCAAAACTCTCCTCGATCGGCTCCCATCATTGAAGCTCAAGGTTGGGTGAAAGACGCCAAGGGAAATGTCTTTTTGGTTTCGACCTCGCCCGTACCTGTACCGCGTGATCCTGCGATCGCCCGTCCGACCTGTCCTTGATCAGAATTAAAAATTAAGAATCCTAGGGACGGAGCTTTGATTTAACCCTCGCTCCTCGTCTCCTACCGCCTTACTCCTCACCTGCTTCTGCCCTGTACAGTGCTTTCGCTTTTTGCTTATCCGCTTTTGCCCCCTTTTTGTCTTTGAGCTGAAGTCGGGCGTTACCCCGCAACTGGTAGGCTTCAGCTAGCTCAGGGTTGAGGCGTAGAGCCTGTTTGGCATCAGCGATCGCGCCTTTGTAGTCCCGCAGTTTGTACCGTACTTCACCTCGTCCCAGAAAAGCCCAGGCATTCTGTCGATCCAGACGCAGCGCCTGATTATAGTCCTGGAGGGCTGCTTTGTACGCGTGTGAATCCTGTCGGGCTTGTGCCCTTGTCAGGTAAGCGCCAGCATCATTGGGATTGGTTTTTAGCGTTTGATTGGCTGTTTCAACTTGCTGCTTCTGGGCTAAATCCCGCGCTTTGCGTGAATCGGCTGCTGCACCTTTCAGGTCACCTACAGCACGACGAGCCGCACTGCGTAAGCCATAGCCTCGGGGAGAATGGGGATCAAGTTGAATCACCTGATCAGCATCCGCGATCGCGCTCTGGTAATCCCGCAGCAGCATACTGCTCGCCCCCCGTTTGAGGTAGGCTTTGATGTCTTTGGGATTGGCTTTAATGGCTGCATCTGCCTCCCGTCGCTCCTGTTCATAAAGCGCTTTCGTTCCGCCTGTCGCGATCGTGATTGCCTGTTGCCAATAGCGAACCGGGACAATTGCTGCGCCTGCCCCCACCATCCCTCCCAAAAGGCTGACGGAATAGAGAACCGAAAGCACAATCCTGGTTAACCATTTGGCATGGGATTCCTGATGCCGTTGCAGTAAATCCTTCGCTAAAGCGTAGCGTTGGGCAAAGGGAAGGGTTTCTAAACTCGATTGTTTTACAGTTTTGAAAATGGCAATCAGTAAGGAATCTTCGTCGCTTGCTTGCAATTGGGGATATTCTTTTCGCAATTGGGAATCAAGTTTGGCACTCCGGAAACCGGATGGAATGGTGATAGCAACCAGGATGGCGATCGGCAAAATAAACGGACTACCCAACCCCAACAGCAACAGCACAACCACCGCAAATACCTTAAACAGC from Kovacikia minuta CCNUW1 carries:
- a CDS encoding S-layer family protein — its product is MLRDRSLISATAGTAQAGGDGGNIYINAPFIVSVLAENNDIRANAFTGRGGNVTINAEGIFGIQPQLFDTPESDITASSQFGLSGVVTINILDIDPSRGLVPLPVSLVDPSQLIAQGCSPRGAQATSSFVTTGRGGLPPSPTDPLTSEAVATGWVTVEEGMKDEGGGMRMENGGDAGTRGRGDMGSSTQNSKFKTQNSPRSAPIIEAQGWVKDAKGNVFLVSTSPVPVPRDPAIARPTCP